The sequence CTCCCACCGCGCCGTTCCGGTTCACTCAGAATTTTTAATAAATAACATATTTTTACTACAGAGCAAGAAAAAGTTGTGCAGTTGAATTGACCAGCGATATGTGATACCAATCGCTGACCGCTGTTCGGGTGCAACCGCTAAAGGAGGGGAAGTTTATGAAGAGCAGGGTATTTTTCGCTGACATGCGCGCCGGAGCCAAGGAGAACCTTTTCGCCAAAATCGGGCGACTGATGCAGCAGGCTGGGCTTTCGGTGGCGATCGCCCCCGGCGACCTGGTCGCGGTAAAGGTGCACTTCGGTGAGCGGGGGAACCATACCTTCATCCGCCCGATCTTTTTACGCCGCGTGGTCGATGAGATCAAGGGGTGCGAGGGGAAACCTTTCCTCACCGACTCTTCCACGCTCTACCCCGGTGAGCGCAAGGAAGCGGTATCCGCCCTTGCCTGCGCCGTCGAGAACGGTTTCGCATACGCGGTGGTGAATGCGCCGCTCATCATGTGCGACGGCCTCAAGGGGCATAACGCGAAGGACGTGCAGGTGGATGGCGAGGTCCTGAAGACGGTGAACATAGGGGCGGAGATCCTCGAAGCGGACGCCCTGATCGCGGTGTCGCACTTCAAGTGCCACGAGTTGACCGGCTTCGGCGGGACGCTTAAGAACCTCGGCATGGGATGCTCGAGCCGCACCGGGAAGATGCAGCAGCACTCGACGGTGGCCCCTAAGGTCGCGGAGCGTTTCTGCAACGGCTGCAGCGTCTGCCTCAAGTCCTGCGCCCATGCCGCCATCACCATCATCGAAGGGAAAGCCCACATCGATGCGGATGCCTGCGTCGGGTGCAGCCGCTGCATCACCGCCTGCCAGAGAAAGGCGATCAACATCCAGTGGAACGAGAGCGCCTCGCTCGTCATGCGCAAGATGGCCGAGTACGCCAAGGGGGCCCTGCATGGCAAGGCCGGCAAGACCCTGTTCCTCAACTTCATCACCCAGGT is a genomic window of Geomonas ferrireducens containing:
- a CDS encoding DUF362 domain-containing protein — protein: MKSRVFFADMRAGAKENLFAKIGRLMQQAGLSVAIAPGDLVAVKVHFGERGNHTFIRPIFLRRVVDEIKGCEGKPFLTDSSTLYPGERKEAVSALACAVENGFAYAVVNAPLIMCDGLKGHNAKDVQVDGEVLKTVNIGAEILEADALIAVSHFKCHELTGFGGTLKNLGMGCSSRTGKMQQHSTVAPKVAERFCNGCSVCLKSCAHAAITIIEGKAHIDADACVGCSRCITACQRKAINIQWNESASLVMRKMAEYAKGALHGKAGKTLFLNFITQVSPACDCYGHADAPIVNDIGICASTDPVALDQACADLVNNARGNQDTALASGHEPGGDKFRGVHPEIDWEVQLEHAEKIGIGTRSYELVKI